Part of the Ziziphus jujuba cultivar Dongzao chromosome 8, ASM3175591v1 genome is shown below.
CTTCAATAAGAAGAATCTGTGAGGCAAACTTTAGACATGAAAGGTAAAAGCACAAAACCTATTTGTACCTTTCGCCCAGCTGGCTGTTGCAATGAATGTGTAACATCGGCAACCTATAATGAAATAGAAATTTCAGACAGTTAGATATTCCAGCTATAAAATGTAGATGGGAATCAAAATAACAAGATCATTTTGGAACTGAAAAGAATGCAAAATTTCCAACAGATCATAAGAAAAGTTTAAAAGGATCATCTGATAAGAGTCGATATTTGTAAGCAAGTCAAGGTGCAGTTAGAAAATTCCTCAGTAGGCGTCATACATGTAACCAACTTTGATTTCTATTTCATCATAAAACCAATGTTCACGCAACAAAATATATTAGTGTCTTCTAGATAATCAAATTAATTGGTCACAAAGTAAGCTAGCCAATTACAGGTTATAAAAAGTGTCAGTGTCCTATtaattaaagattaatttaATGAACATATCACAATACCTTTTATCCTAGAATTTCTCATTtctcacaaagaaaaaatagtGACAAATACTActtcataacaataataaagaacGTAAATACTACACAACAACATAGTACATAAAGGAAGCAGAGTAATTTTACTTACTATAGGACAATTAGCTTCTCTCATCCACTCCAAATTGCGAGGATCAACGATTAAATCATCTAAATACACAATCCATAAAGGACTTAGCAAACAGATCAGAAtcaattaaaggaaaaatatcTCATATCAACAATATGTTTATCCTAAGACActtagaaaacaaaattaaaagcacAGTCGATTCACAAAAGTTTAAAGCAAAAAACAAGACATCAACAGATAAGTCAGAGAAGTTAATGGAGACAACTAGGTGTACTCCTGTTTTAACTTATATGGCTTTCACTTCAGTTATGGGATTTCAAGTTGAAGTCCAATAATTTTAAGGGATCACAAAACCACATCTACCCTTATACTAAAAGAAGAGGATAAAATATAATTCAGAAACATATGGCAGAAACCACTAAATAAATCAAGATAACTTACTGTAGCCAAACATAGTTCCCCTCTCACAAACCATGACTTTTGAATTTCCAGCCAGTCTAATCTTCTCAGCAGAATTACACATGACCTGGAagtttgagaaaaaataattccAGATATGTCAATAATacttttaaatgaaatatattaacAATAGTACAAAAATTAATCTCCCAAGTGTTCATctgaacaaaaggaaaaaagtaataataatacaaagacAAAAGAAGAATGAAAGGGAAAAACTCACAGAAGGAGCACAGAACTGGCCTTTcttaatattgataatttttccagtcTTGGCGGCTGCAACAAGGAGATCTGTCTGTCATATTATAAGACTAGAGATCAGTTAAacgaaaattgaaaataaatgcaTCTTTGAACGCTAATTATACAAATGTTTTATAGAAGCACGGGAttacaataaacaaatattcTGTAACCTGGCGACATAAAAATGCAGGAATCTGAATAATATCTGCAACTCTGCCAACTGCTTCAcactaacaaaataaaagaaagtattACAAACAGTTATTACAGGGAGAAGTCCAGGTTTATATTTTCCTTCGTCTGTTCATTGGTGCGAGCATTTGAAACTCAGAAAATGATATAGGATGATAATCTAAAAtgagaaatatttgaaattaaccTAGAAAGCAACTGTAATGAAATTGATTTACTCAGAAAGCAATATTTTTCAGTAATAAAGTACAATTTAATATTAGTCCCAGTATCTTATTTTGTTCAATCAAAATTCTGAATTTCAGGGTGCTTGTCTGGGTTTAAATTAGTTCACAGAGCTATTTCTCTAAATATAGTAGCTGGCTGTAAAGCAATATTACAGGAGGGGACATATGTATATGATGAATTACAATTGCATCAAATGCACCGAGTCTTGAGAAACTAGGCCTTATACAGGCATTCAACAAAAGAACTCACCTGGGTGCTTTCATGTACATCAGTAACTACAGGTATGTCATATGCTATTTTAACCTTCTCTAGGATCTGAAACCAAAAGCAAACAGCATAATGAATTAATGACTCACAAACTTGTCACTCTGTCTACAAAGGATTATAAGCAGCTGCATTCTTCTATTTTTTACCttcaatttgataaagaaatgCTACTTTAGATAATCAGTTGTAACTTATAACAATAGAAGAATTACAAAGTGCATAGAAACTCTACAATCAGTCTACCATAGTAACAACAAACTtcacaatttcaaatttctaGTGTTAGCAAGTATCACATTCAGAGAATCCATAATGTATATCTGAATTCCAGCTTCAAAGATGTCAAAATTGTATCTCATAATATATCGGATTGTCACCACATTGAACTAAAGAAAGGTGTATATTAACCTAATATCTGGACCTTTAGATAATCAATTGCATTATGAGTATAATTAGCATTAGCAATGCTAGGTTTCATCTAAGTTCAGATGATCTTCACCTAATGCAGTGTATACTGATTTGAAGAACGTATGACTCTGCATAGAGTTAAATGTTGGCACAACCTTCATGCTGACATAGCATGATTTGGCCAGCCAATTGCGGTTTTAATCATACTGCTACGAATTTTAgctctttcttttttgggttaagGAATTTTAACTCATCTggaaatatatttggttttttggACTCAAACCTCacagaaatttataaaatttgcttgCTGCTTTTCAAATATATTCCAGAAGAAGAACTGTCTCTATTAGATCttaaattaacaacaaaatatatCCTACTAACTGATCAACATTTACCATTTAATGTGGCACCTTAATCATTGAACATTTATTTTGTCCaacataatgtccaaactctaAAATATATCATTCACCTAGTATGAAACATAGTGCATTTTATCAGGATTCAAAACCTTTAAAACAACAATCTATTAGGTAAAATGACAACCAGCACCTTTAAGCCTTCCTCCAAGCCTGGACCCCGAAATGATTTTGAGGATGTCCGGTTAGCTTTGTCAAAGCTTGACTTGAAAACCAGGGGTAATCCAACTCTGCAAGATTGGAAAACAAAATCTTCTTCTTACTGGAAATCCACCCACAATCTTAAGAAATAAATCCAACCGTTTAGCCATGTTCTATACAATAAAGAGCAAACACATATGAAATCCTTTCTTCATtcttaaaaagaagaagaagaagaagaagaaaagataaagaaaacaaatttaaaaaaagcagttcttttaaaaaatagaaataacaaaGAAAGACAAAGCCTTCTTAGTTGAGATACAAAATACAGGCGCTAGAAATGAAACTACTTTTCTTTAATCCCTTTAGCTTTCAACTggtaaaaacaacatttttcttCCAAATCCCTTTATCATCATGAAAACTCAAAATTGAATTTCGCTTATAACTCATATAGAGGAAACATACTTTGATGCAATACCCTTTATGTGCTTCGCCATCCGCAGAATGTGCTCTTCAGATTCAATCACATTTGGACCTGCTAACAAGAAAAATGGTTCTGCTGCCTGCCAACACCAATAAAATCATATCCTCATGTTATCAATTGAATCTGTgatcatttaattaaaaaagaaagaaaaaattataagaagaCAACTAGTTTAAACCTTGAGCTGGTTATATAACACGGTCGATGCATCCATATCCTCCACTTTTAGCTACAAGCAAGCTGCACACAAGGAAGCTTAGAGTTGGAATCAAACCCACCAAGGCATGAATTCCATTCAACCATAATAATACTAGACCAAAATCAAAGTCTTtagaaacataataaaaaagcgCCAGAAAATCACAAATCTAGGAACCCAAACTCCATCTAAACTTCTATGGGTATCAATGAAAAAGGAGGAAAGGAATGGTAAAATATAAACAACGAACAATTGTCAcagaaatatatgtatatgtatttgatCATATCAACAGACATAGTGGGCTCGCATCATTTCCAGTGATTGAATTCTTATTGGATTCAAAGCGAGCGAGGACTTAAGAGAGGGAAGAGATTGACCTCCAATTTTCAAAGCCATGCTTGTATGAAATCTATAAAAAAAGACATAACAAAATTGCAGCAAAATGCATATCACAAAGATCTTGCATATGTTTGTTGGTTTTTTACTCAAATCAGTCaaagtataaaagaaaaataggaaCAGATAAAGCTTCTGTTTTTATGCTGAGAAACTGTAGAGTTTACAAAAATCTGGGCAACCGACTTGTCAAATTTTCTCGACAAACAAACAGAAATAGAGAAGAATGAAAGAGTGGCATAATAAATTGAAGAATTGGGATGTAATGTAGGATACCTGATTCAGTTGGATCTCAAATTTCAGCCCTTCGCAGAGAAAGAGAGTGAGCTTTGGCCTTTGAGACTTTGAGTGAGTTTTTCTGTCTGCCGAGTTTTGGTCGTTTTATCAAATCTCCCTTCACGTGAAACCAAACGATTttcctattattatttgtttcgtTAACAGATAGATAGCTCTTAAACCAAAATCAacgttttttttaaatatatataagagaaaatCCACGTTTGTTGGAACTTGGAAAGTACAATTACATTAAAATGTCGGTTCATGTCACATTGATTTTGGACAGCTAAAATGCCTGTtgcaaaagtttaaaattttaaaaataaaaataaaaataaaaattttaaatcatgcTATGAAAATTGCAAACGCATAATACATACCATCGCGGATAAAAgtgaatttcttttatttacatattacacacacgcacacacatatatatatatatatattttattttattttcactcATTCATATCAACTTTTAGAtgtgaaaattatgtttattcagcaaaaaaaaaaaaacatttttttttatttttttatatagaagTTTTTACATCCTCTTCTTCTTTAGTATGGATAGGGAATGAAGAAATGAAagtaagaaaacaaaattaaaaatttgatatgaatgagtGAAACATAATATATACCATTGCAGATTTACTATTTTGACTAATAGTATTGCTTATGaactattataattaaaattttataaatgattCGATGggtctttttctttaaaaaaaaaaaaagaaaatggtagttacattttttttttccccttctattTGGAATTagggctgcatttgtgtctgtTTTGGCTAAATGGGGTTGAGTTTTTATGCACTTTATATAACTAAGAATCATTATCTTTAAGTATTGTTTGTTTTGCACGTGAAAAAGTTTCGTTAATTGTAATTgccccttttttcttttgtttcctaattGGTTTTCTCTGGATATTCTCCATAAAATCAGATGCACCCAAAAACTGCAAGAATCACCATGGCActgtaaaatgatattttcaaaTAAGTTACATTAGAATTTAAGAATTCCATCTCAAATTAGCAGACttcaatgaaaaatcaatatcGCAACTTCcattcaaagaaacaaaaaaggtaTAACTCTTTCTTTGTCCTCTAtgcaaaaggaaagagaaacagatgttgttaaaaaattaataactttcacATTTCCTTACACTAACTAATCTCACTATCCTTTTTGCTTACATTGACCTCCCAGTAATGAGTGGTTTGGGAGGAGAAAGAGATCTTATTTCAGGTGCAGAACTAGGAAATAGAGTGTTCAATTTGTGCATGAGGATATCAGCCCTTGATGGAATCTCATTCAAAAGAAACTGTTGAACAATTGGTTTCTTAAACCATTCCATGACAGAATCCCCTGGGGCTCTCAGCACCACTTTACTAACCTCAAATGGAGATTCCACTGAGCTCAACATCTGAGCAACCACAATCTTCAAAGTAGGTCCAGTAACCAACTTAATCCGTCTTGGCACAACACCATAATACAACATTCGTTTTCTGAACCTATGAAGAGTATGCACGACAGAAATTAGAGCAGCTCCCACAGATAAGTTCCTAACATCAAGAGACCAAGCAATTTGCTGATCGAAAACAATTGCCTTTGGAAAAAGCTTATTCTCATAGGCAACTTTCCATACGCATCGAGCTCGGTTTATTTGCCCCATAAGAACAAGGTAGTTGAGGAGAACATTAACGAAGTACCTTGCAGCTCCCTCTTCCAACTCATAATCAATACCCTTAAAGAATTCCCTAACAAAAGATAGTACCGGCTGTTTTCTCTGTTCTGGGCCTGTGAAGAGTCCACACATAAAAGAGTGTGCCTTATGTTTTGTAGCACCAAGGATCGACATCAAATGCCTCTCATTCTGCTCGTCTTGGCATCTTACAAGATGGGCTAGAATCGATGTGTAAAGAATAAGATCAACTTTTGCAGCAGAGCTTACGTAAGTTTCAAGGAGAGGCTTGGCTGACTCGTACAGACCGTTCTTCATACATGACTCAAATAACTGTctgattataaaattatttgttctaatCCCTGAAGAACCCATGAAACGTAACCATCTCAAAGCAAGATCAACAGAACCGTCCTTGATATAAACCATTAAAACATCACTAGCACTCACATCAACCGAATATCCCATTGTTTTCATCTCCAGTAAAATTTTGGCAGCCACGTCAACGAGCTTCTTATTAGCCAGGAGGGTCAAAAGAGAGGTATAAGTACTTAGACCTGGCCTTAAACCTGCATTGGTCATTGAATTGTATAGCTTCATGCCAGAATCTACTTGTCCAGAAGCAGCATGCATTTCCAAGAGACATGAATATGTAGATGGGGTGGGTAGAAATCCAGCCTTCTCCATATCTGTAAAGGCAGACATTGCAATATCAAGTTTCCCTGATTTGGCATGAGACTCGACAATCAGAGTGTACAGCCCAAAGTTTGGCCTAAACCCTGCTTTCTTCATCTCATCCCATAACCTTATAGCAGTATCTAATTTCCCTGCCTTCACATATGACTCAATCAACGAAACAAACATTGTAGCAGATGGCCTAAGGCCATAACCCTGCATCTCCATGTATACCTTCATTGATGCATCCAACCTCCCAGCCTTTCCCATTGAATCAACAAGTGATGCAAAGATGTTAAATCCAGGCCGaaaattcttttctttcatttcttgGAATAACTTGAATGCCGCATCAAGACGGCCAGATTTGGCCAAGCTTGGTATCATCAACTCATAGGACAAGCCATCCAATGAACAATCCGCAGCTTCCATAACCTCATATATCTCAAATGCCTTATAAGGCAAACCCTTATTCAAAAACAATGTTATAAGTGAGTTATACGTCTGACCATCAACTTTATAACCAGAATCTCGAATCTTCTTGAAACAGAAAAACGACATCTCTAATTTCTCAGCTTTAGCCAAATACTGAATGACTCGATTACAAGCGCTGAACGAAAAGTTACCATTACCACTTGAATCTTTAACCATTTCATCAAACAATGATTTGATCTCGTCAAAATTTTTAGTCTGGTTTAAACTATCAAAGAGTATCAAAAAACAATCATCACTGGGCGAATACCAAGGCTGCCTCTTAGACCACCGAAACAAACTCAATGCCGCATCACTGTCTTTAATAACCCTCAAAGCTTGAGTAATGTGAATCATGTTAGGCACAAATTGGAGCTTGTCCAGTTGGGTCTCCAATTCAGGTCCCCATTTCCACCTATTCACAAGCTCAACAATCTTGGCAACAGCAGATGCATTCAAAAACGGCTTCTTTAGTCCACCTATCATAACATGGTCATCAAGTCCTGGCTCAACCGACCGTACACCTTTTCCAGTGTAAATCACACTGCCTGATTCATCCAAATACTCAATCTCCTCATCAATCCAGTCATTACACTCATCAACACCATTCCTCCTGGAACAGTAACTTCTAACAAAGCCCAGGTCCATAAAATTAGgattcccaacaaaatatgagcCGTTGAAAGACTGAGGAATCTCCACAAATTTGGGGTTTTCCGGAATTAACTTAGAAACAACTACAGAGcttaaatatctaaaatttgatGCATTTCTGAGTAGATTTACATACAAAAAACTAGAATTGCGTAGATGGAAATTGTGAAACGAATAACTGGAAGTAGGGGTTTTGGAGAGTAACTGTAAATGTTTAGGGCACAACTTTCTCCTGCAGATCATTTTCCGTTTAGAGACTGGGAAAACCAAAATGGTACCTGATTTTCGGCCTCTTTCGCAGAAAAGCTTAAACCTTCAGTTTGGAGTACGATGTAGTGAGCAAAGTGAGCACTTTATTGTGACcaagaaccctaaaccctcATACTGGCCGTCTGCATCAAGTCTAACGAGGCCTAGGGCTCTCTTTCAGTGCAAGCTTGCTGCTTGCTTTCCAATCAGTTTGTATGCGtttgtaaataattattttaaacccatcttttatttttatttattaaaaaaaaaaggatagaaaAATAGCAATCAAATTTTGGTGTATGTATctgcttacatatatatattttttggtgtaTGTATTGATGACGTAGGTTAACAAATAACAATGTATTGAATGGAAGAATGAATATTTGACCATGAAATTTGTTAGCCACAATTCTTAAAATTCCCACGAGTTTTAGTAAAAGTTAAGCAATGGGATTATTTTTGTCCCCTGTTCCTTTTATACTCTAACAAGAATTATCTATTCGttcaccaaaaaccaaaaagaaaaaaaaaaaaaaaagaaccaaaaacaaaacaaaacaaaaagaaatacctttttatggaaaaaaaaaaaaatctttaaccaACTGAGCAACAATAgtcttgaaaattaaattatgaaaatcaAAGGAATCAAATTCCTCTTTAAGAATGAGACATAGATGGTTTTCAAAGAAATGTAGTAGATATGAACAAAGACCCATCAACTCaagaatatacataataaataaatattggttGAAAAAATTACCGTTTAAAAGATCACTAATGGCTTGTATTAGGATCAAAAAATTAGTTTGTTGTGAAAAAAAATTCccttttattcaattttttttttggtgtagaCTAATAGTGTTCAAAATTTGATCTAAATTAGTTGGTCACTTAAATAACTTTTTAGTGAAAATAAGTATTtaaccacaaaaataaaaataaaataataattatcataattAGATTCTGATTATCCACGTCATGGAAGGAGTTTCACTTAACTCTCTAGCATGAGAGAGGTTTTCGTAAGCTACAACCTTACTTTCATCAAACGACCTATTTTTCAAGTCAATATTTTAAGGTCACAAATTTCAACATTCTTTGCCAAGTCCACACCTTGTGTTCCATTCAATAGCTGAACATATGCCTAGTTAGCCCAAGCTAACATATTCACttaaaattgttgaataatgaatgaatgaaaGAGGGGAGAGAGAGCGCTTTGAGTAGAAAGCAAGCAAGAAGAAAAGGGGCAGATAAAAAACCACACTTTGAATTTTGGCAATGCGAAGCAAGCATATATGCTGATCgcatgcaaaattgaaaaaatataatgcaGCAAAAGATGAAAATGCAGGGCTCCATCGAACAACTTCCCATAAAATACAACCTTCTCTTACACCTTTTGGGCCTTTTTTGGATTCCTTCAACCACACATATCTAAGCAAAGTGACTGTCTACCAAAGAATCAATCTTTATAGCCAACCcatccatctctctctctctctctctctctctctctctctcttccattTATTTTGCCCCTTTCTCTAGGCTACTCCACAACCTCCTAGCTAACTCAAATTCATTTCTTTATATCTGTGCGTTTCCACTATTGTATATAAACTCATCTCCTGCTTTGCTTAATTTGCCTGTAGTCTTTGAGTTCTCTTGCCTAAAAGTTGAAGGAGCTTTGTGTTTTTATCTGGATTAGTCATGAAAACCATCAATATTTGCATGAGACTGAACATTCTTTTTCCCTATTTCATACTTGCAGCTACTCTGTTCGCTCATTCTGGTAAGCCTCTTCTGCAGATTTGTATTGCTTGTATCTTAACAAACCAGATTATACTCtttgttataattattcatCATATTTAATGTGTCTTTTTATATGATCAACGATAAAGATATATGGTTGAAGTAGGGCCCAACCCATTCAAAATACGTAATCTATAAATTAATGCATGAGATTTGGATCATGCTAATGGAAGTTTTTTACAATAGAAATCTAGCTTCTCATTATCGCATAGAATGCTTCACTGCTTCTCCCACTTAACCCACCTCTTTCTCCAAGTTGTATATGCATAATTCTCAACATTTTACCAAACTATACGTCTACACATTTACATTAGCAACATGTAGAGCATTTTAGTCCACTCCAAGAGAAAGCAAAATATTACATTGGAAATGAGTTGGGAAAGCATCGCACTAAGTCTCATCTATTTAGCTTTCATatttcatgaaaaaaataaaaataaaaaataataataataataataataatacagatGCAAGAACATCAATGAGACTGGTGAAGGAACCTCCAAAACGTCAAAGCAGTCTGTTTCTCATGACTGCAGCCAAATTGAATTTGGTGAAGCAATTAGATTCTTCCAATGCTGGACCCTATGGAGTTAGCTCACCGTTCACTTTGCCACCTTATGATTCCCTCCCTCCAACACCCTTGCCTGAAAATGCCCCTCCCTTTTGTTTATACCCTCCCAACACCCCACAAACCCCCTCCACTGCAATTCCAGCCCCTGTAGCTAATATCCCACCATCAACTCCAACTGGATTCAACCCGAATCCTTCCGGATCCGTTCCTAGTCCACCACAGCTCCTACCTAGTCCTACTACTTATATTCCAAGCCCATCCGGGTCCACATTGAGCCCACCATATTATGAGCCCAGCCCACCAGGTTTCAGTCCAAGCCCACCAGGTTTCAACCCAAGCCCACCTTCTCCATCCTCTTCTATACCATCTCCAACAGGGTTTGCCCCTGGACCACCTTCTACTAGTGTTCCATCTCCATTTGGTTTTGTTCCAAGCCCTCCAGTGTTTCTACCACCCATTGTTTACCCTCCACCCACTACTCCACCAAGTCCAAAAAGAGCACCAAGCATAGCCTTGTGGTGTGTGGCAAAGCCCTCAGTGCCAGACCCAATCATTGAAGAGGCTATGAATTATGCATGCGGGTCTGGTGCAGATTGTGCTTCCATTCAGCCACAAGGCAACTGCTTTCAGCCCAACACATTGTTTGCACATGCTTCCTATGCCTTCAACAGTTATTGGCAAAGAACCAAAGTGGCTGGGGGTACTTGTGAGTTTGGAGGAACTGCCATGCTTGTCACTGTTGATCCAAGTAAGACATTTTCCTTTCCTGTAAATTGCAAAAAGCATGTCAATTTGTTTGAATAGAAGTTTTGGGATTTATGAGTCTCTCTTCGTCCATGCACAGGCTATGATGGCTGCCGCTTTGTCTAC
Proteins encoded:
- the LOC107424462 gene encoding proline-rich receptor-like protein kinase PERK2; amino-acid sequence: MKTINICMRLNILFPYFILAATLFAHSDARTSMRLVKEPPKRQSSLFLMTAAKLNLVKQLDSSNAGPYGVSSPFTLPPYDSLPPTPLPENAPPFCLYPPNTPQTPSTAIPAPVANIPPSTPTGFNPNPSGSVPSPPQLLPSPTTYIPSPSGSTLSPPYYEPSPPGFSPSPPGFNPSPPSPSSSIPSPTGFAPGPPSTSVPSPFGFVPSPPVFLPPIVYPPPTTPPSPKRAPSIALWCVAKPSVPDPIIEEAMNYACGSGADCASIQPQGNCFQPNTLFAHASYAFNSYWQRTKVAGGTCEFGGTAMLVTVDPSYDGCRFVYY
- the LOC107424394 gene encoding 2-dehydro-3-deoxyphosphooctonate aldolase, with protein sequence MDASTVLYNQLKAAEPFFLLAGPNVIESEEHILRMAKHIKGIASKVGLPLVFKSSFDKANRTSSKSFRGPGLEEGLKILEKVKIAYDIPVVTDVHESTQCEAVGRVADIIQIPAFLCRQTDLLVAAAKTGKIINIKKGQFCAPSVMCNSAEKIRLAGNSKVMVCERGTMFGYNDLIVDPRNLEWMREANCPIVADVTHSLQQPAGRKLDGGGVASGGLRELIPCIARTAIAVGVDGVFMEVHDDPMNAPVDGPTQWPLRHLEELLEELVAIARVSKGKQRFNIDLTPFRD
- the LOC107424274 gene encoding pentatricopeptide repeat-containing protein At1g79490, mitochondrial is translated as MICRRKLCPKHLQLLSKTPTSSYSFHNFHLRNSSFLYVNLLRNASNFRYLSSVVVSKLIPENPKFVEIPQSFNGSYFVGNPNFMDLGFVRSYCSRRNGVDECNDWIDEEIEYLDESGSVIYTGKGVRSVEPGLDDHVMIGGLKKPFLNASAVAKIVELVNRWKWGPELETQLDKLQFVPNMIHITQALRVIKDSDAALSLFRWSKRQPWYSPSDDCFLILFDSLNQTKNFDEIKSLFDEMVKDSSGNGNFSFSACNRVIQYLAKAEKLEMSFFCFKKIRDSGYKVDGQTYNSLITLFLNKGLPYKAFEIYEVMEAADCSLDGLSYELMIPSLAKSGRLDAAFKLFQEMKEKNFRPGFNIFASLVDSMGKAGRLDASMKVYMEMQGYGLRPSATMFVSLIESYVKAGKLDTAIRLWDEMKKAGFRPNFGLYTLIVESHAKSGKLDIAMSAFTDMEKAGFLPTPSTYSCLLEMHAASGQVDSGMKLYNSMTNAGLRPGLSTYTSLLTLLANKKLVDVAAKILLEMKTMGYSVDVSASDVLMVYIKDGSVDLALRWLRFMGSSGIRTNNFIIRQLFESCMKNGLYESAKPLLETYVSSAAKVDLILYTSILAHLVRCQDEQNERHLMSILGATKHKAHSFMCGLFTGPEQRKQPVLSFVREFFKGIDYELEEGAARYFVNVLLNYLVLMGQINRARCVWKVAYENKLFPKAIVFDQQIAWSLDVRNLSVGAALISVVHTLHRFRKRMLYYGVVPRRIKLVTGPTLKIVVAQMLSSVESPFEVSKVVLRAPGDSVMEWFKKPIVQQFLLNEIPSRADILMHKLNTLFPSSAPEIRSLSPPKPLITGRSM